GAAGGGCTCTCGCGCGGCTACGCGGGCCGGCCCGAGCTGACCGCGGAGCGCTACCTGCCGAACCCGTTCGCGGCGCCGGGCTCGCGGATGTACCGGGTGATGGACCGGGTACGTTGGCACTCCACGGGCGAGCTGGAATACCTCGGGCGCACCGACTTCCAGGTCAAGGTGCGGGGCTTCCGCATCGAGCTGGGCGAGATCGAGGCGGCGCTTCGCTCCCATCCCGCCGTGCGCGAGGCAGCGGCCGTGGTGCGCGAGGACGCCTCCGGCGCGCCGGGCGACCGGCGCATCGTCGCCTACGTCGTCCCCGTGGACGGCGCCGCCCCCGCCGCGGCGGAGATGCGCGTGCACGTCAAGGCGCGGCTCCCGGAGTACATGGTGCCCTCCGCCTTCGTCTCCCTGGAGACGCTTCCGCTCAACCCGAACGGCAAACTCGACCGCCGCGCCCTCCCCGCGCCGGAGGCGTCCCAGGGCGGGGGGTACGTCGCGCCGCGTACGCCGACCGAGGAGCTGCTGGCCGGGATCTTCGCGGAGGTGCTGGGGCTGGCGCCGGAGCGGGTGGGGGCGCGCGACGACTTCTTCGAGCTGGGCGGCCACTCGCTGCTGGCGACCCGCGCCGCCTCGCGGGCGCGGGTGGCGTTCGGGGTGGAGGTGCCGCTGCGGGCGATCTTCGAGGCGCCCACCGTGGCCGCGCTGGCGGCGGAGGTGGATGCGCTGCTGCGCGCGGGTGCCGGCACGGCCGCGCCGCCGGTCGTGCCCGTCCCGCGCGATCCGCTGCGCGGGCTCCCCCTTTCGTTCGCGCAGCAGCGGCTCTGGTTCATCGACCGGCTCCAGCCCGGGAGCGCCGCCTACAACATCCCAGCCGCCATGCGTATCCGCGGCGCGCTGGACGTGGGGGCGCTGCGCCGCGCGTTCACGGAGGTGGTGCGCCGCCACGAGGCGCTGCGCACCGTCCTGGTGGACGAGGGCGGCGAAGCGATGCAGGTGATTCTCCCGGCCGCGCCGGTCCCGCTCCCGGTGCTGGACTTCTCCGGGCTCGCGGGGGAGACGCGGCAGGCGGAGGCGCTGCGCCGGCCCGGGGAGGAGGGGCGCCGCCCGTTCGACCTGTCGCGCGGACCGCTGCTGCGCGTGGCGCTGGCGCGCCTGGGGGAGGAGGAGTGGCTCCTCTGCCTCACCATGCACCACGTCGTCGGCGACGGCTGGAGCATCGTCGTCCTGGCGCGGGAGCTCTCCACCCTGTACGTCGCGTACCGCGAGGGTAGGGAGTCGCCCCTCCCGGAGCTGCCGGTGCAGTACGCGGACTACGCCGTCTGGCAGCGGGAGTGGCTCCGGGGCGAGGTGCTGGAGGCACAGCTCCGCTACTGGCGCGAACAGCTGGAAGGCGCCCCGCCGCTGCTGGAGTTGCCGACCGACCACCTGCGCCGCGGCGGGCCGGGCGCGGCGGAGGCGAGCCGGGGCTTCGCCGTGCCGGCCGGGGTGACGCGCGCGCTGCGCGGGCTGGGGCGGCGGGAGAGCGCCACGCTGTTCATGACGCTGCTGGCCGGGTGGCAGAGCCTGCTGGGGCGCTATGCCGGGCAGGAGGACGTGGTGGTGGGCACCCCGGTCGCCGGTCGCTCGCGCGCGGAGGTGGAGGGGCTCATAGGCTTCTTCGTCAACACGCTGGTGATGCGCGCCGACCTGGGCGGCGACCCCACCTTCCGGGAGCTGCTGGGCCGGCTGCGGGAGGCGGCGCTGGGCGCGTACCAGCACCAGGAGGTGCCCTTCGAGAAGCTCGTGGAGGAGCTGGGCGTGGAGCGCAGCCTGGCGCAGACGCCGCTCTTCCAGGTCATGTTCGTGCTGCAGAACAACGAGCGCGCCGTCCTGGAGCTGGGCCACGCCACCCTGGAGAGGGTCGAGAGCGGGACTTCGGCCGCCAGGTTCGACCTCTCGCTGCACCTGGAAGAGACGGACCGCGGGATCGAAGGCGCGCTCTCCTACCGGCGGGAGCTGTGGGACGCCGGGACCATGGCCCGCCTCCTCGACCAGTTCGGGCACCTCCTGGAACAGGTGGCCGCGTACCCGGAGCGCAGGCTCTCCGAGCTGTCGCTGCTCCGCGCCGCGGAGCGGGAGCAGGTGCTGGCGGCGTGGAACGCCACCGCGGCTCCGTATCCGCGCGAGCGCTGCCTCCACGAGCTCTTCGCCGAGCAGGCCGCCCTCACGCCCGACGTCCCGGCCGTCGTATTCGGCGCGGAAGTCCTCACCTACGCCGAGCTGGACCGCCGCTCCAACCATGTCGCCCACGTGCTGCGGCGCAGCGGCGCCGGTCCGGAGGTGCGGGTGGCGCTCTGCCTGGAGCGCGGGCCCGATCAGCTCGTCGCGCTGCTGGCCGCCCTCAAGGCCGGCGGCGCCTACGTCCCGCTGGATCCTGCCTACCCGACCGAGCGCCTCGCCTCCCTCATCGAGGACGCCGGGGCGCCCGTGGTCCTGACGCGGTCGCACCTGCGGGACCGCCTCCCCGCCTCCGGCGCCGAGGTCCTCTGCCTCGACGAGTCCACCCTGCAGGGGGAGAGCGACGTGATGCCGACGAGCGGCGTCGCGCCGGAGAACCTCGCGTACGTGATCTACACCTCGGGCTCCACCGGCCGTCCCAAGGGCGTGCTCGTGCAGCACCGCTCGGTGGTCAACCTCTCCGCGGCGCTGCGGGAAGCGGTCTACTCGCGCCGCGGGACGGCTGCGTCGCCGCGGGTGAGCCTGAACGGGCCGTTGACCTTCGACACCTCCGTCAAGCAGTGGGTGCAGCTGCTGCACGGCGCGACGCTCTGCCCGGTGCCGGAGGAGATCCGCTACGACGCGGAGGCGCTGAGCAGGTTCCTGCGCGAGTGCGAGGTGGATGTCTTCGACTGCACGCCGGCGCAGCTACGGATGCTGGTGGGCGAGGGGCTGCTGGAAGGGCCGGGGAGGACGCCGACGGACGTCCTGGTGGCGGGGGAGGCGATCGAGGCGCCGCTGTGGGAGCGGCTTGTGGCGATGGAGGAGCGCCGGTTCTGGAACCTGTACGGTCCGACGGAGTGCACGGTGGACGCGGCGCTGAGCCGGGTCGAGGGAGAGCGGCCACGCATCGGGCGGGCGGTGGCGAACGCGCAGACGTACGTGCTGGACGAGGCGGGGGAGCCCGCGCCGGTGGGTATCCCGGGGGAGCTGTACGTGGGGGGCGCGGGGGTGGCGCGCGGCTACCTGGGCCGTCCGGAGCTGACGGCCGAGCGCTTCCTCCCCGACCCGTTCTCGGGCGAGGCGGGAGCGCGGCTGTACCGCACCGGCGACCGGGTGCGCTGGCTGGCCTCCGGAGAGCTGGAGTACCTGGGGCGGACCGACTTCCAGGTGAAGGTGCGCGGCTTCCGCGTCGAGCCGGAGGAGATCGAGGCCGCGCTGCGGGGGCACCCCGGCGTGCGGGACGCCGTGGTCCTCGCGCGGGAGGACGCCCCGGGAAGAACGATGCTCGTCGCGTACCTGGTTCCCACGGGGGAAGGGGGAGCCGCGCTCGTGGACGAGCTGCGGACGCACCTCCGCGAGCGCCTCCCGGAGCAGATGGTGCCCGCCGACTTCGTGCTCCTCGACTCGCTCCCCCTCTCCCCGAGCGGCAAGGTGGACCGCCGGGCGCGACCCGCGCCGGAGCGCAGCGGTGGAGGGCGTGAGGGCGGTGCGCCGCTCACCGCGACCGAGC
The Longimicrobiaceae bacterium genome window above contains:
- a CDS encoding amino acid adenylation domain-containing protein, producing the protein AYNMPGALRLRGRLHVAALRASLDGLVRRHEALRTVFAEQDGAPVQVIQAAAPVALPVVDLRGVPEAEREPEAERLAAEEALRPFDLARGPLLRSTLVRLGGADHVLLITLHHVVSDGWSMGVLVREVSALYAAYGRGEEPRLPELAVQYADYAVWQRGWLSGEVLEAQIRFWKEKLAGAPPLLGIPTDRPRAAGRSARAASHRFELPAAVSRELRALSRREGATLFMTLLAAWQALLGRYAGQEDVVVGSPIAGRSRRETEGLVGFFVNMLALRTELEGDPSWRELVGRVREGALGAYEHQELPFERLVEELEVERSLAHTPVFQVTFALERSPAQDVLALGDLAVERFGGGGGVGKFDLDLTLEDGGETLAGALVYRAALWDAETVGRLAGHLELLLEAMAADPTRRVAEISLLRDAERVQVLESWNATAAPYPPACVHELVAAQAARTPCAAAVVFRGETLSYAELESRANRLAHHLRRLGVGPETRVGVCLERTLELVVALLAVLKAGGAYVPLDPAYPRERLGWMQEDAGVALVLTSSALAGVLPTGTRGLALDAARAAVDAEPDGAPEPGVLPENLSHVIFTSGSTGRPKGVMIRHSSVVVLLHWLREAVSDEERASVLFSTSINFDVSVAEVFGTLAWGGKLVLVENALELSALEEPVVCASMVPTAAAVLLRMGGIPACVRTLNLGGEALPNDLAQALYALGTVEKVGNLYGPTEDTTYSTYSLVERGAERVLVGRPVAGTQAYVLDGEMQPGPVGVVGELYLAGEGLSRGYAGRPELTAERYLPNPFAAPGSRMYRVMDRVRWHSTGELEYLGRTDFQVKVRGFRIELGEIEAALRSHPAVREAAAVVREDASGAPGDRRIVAYVVPVDGAAPAAAEMRVHVKARLPEYMVPSAFVSLETLPLNPNGKLDRRALPAPEASQGGGYVAPRTPTEELLAGIFAEVLGLAPERVGARDDFFELGGHSLLATRAASRARVAFGVEVPLRAIFEAPTVAALAAEVDALLRAGAGTAAPPVVPVPRDPLRGLPLSFAQQRLWFIDRLQPGSAAYNIPAAMRIRGALDVGALRRAFTEVVRRHEALRTVLVDEGGEAMQVILPAAPVPLPVLDFSGLAGETRQAEALRRPGEEGRRPFDLSRGPLLRVALARLGEEEWLLCLTMHHVVGDGWSIVVLARELSTLYVAYREGRESPLPELPVQYADYAVWQREWLRGEVLEAQLRYWREQLEGAPPLLELPTDHLRRGGPGAAEASRGFAVPAGVTRALRGLGRRESATLFMTLLAGWQSLLGRYAGQEDVVVGTPVAGRSRAEVEGLIGFFVNTLVMRADLGGDPTFRELLGRLREAALGAYQHQEVPFEKLVEELGVERSLAQTPLFQVMFVLQNNERAVLELGHATLERVESGTSAARFDLSLHLEETDRGIEGALSYRRELWDAGTMARLLDQFGHLLEQVAAYPERRLSELSLLRAAEREQVLAAWNATAAPYPRERCLHELFAEQAALTPDVPAVVFGAEVLTYAELDRRSNHVAHVLRRSGAGPEVRVALCLERGPDQLVALLAALKAGGAYVPLDPAYPTERLASLIEDAGAPVVLTRSHLRDRLPASGAEVLCLDESTLQGESDVMPTSGVAPENLAYVIYTSGSTGRPKGVLVQHRSVVNLSAALREAVYSRRGTAASPRVSLNGPLTFDTSVKQWVQLLHGATLCPVPEEIRYDAEALSRFLRECEVDVFDCTPAQLRMLVGEGLLEGPGRTPTDVLVAGEAIEAPLWERLVAMEERRFWNLYGPTECTVDAALSRVEGERPRIGRAVANAQTYVLDEAGEPAPVGIPGELYVGGAGVARGYLGRPELTAERFLPDPFSGEAGARLYRTGDRVRWLASGELEYLGRTDFQVKVRGFRVEPEEIEAALRGHPGVRDAVVLAREDAPGRTMLVAYLVPTGEGGAALVDELRTHLRERLPEQMVPADFVLLDSLPLSPSGKVDRRARPAPERSGGGREGGAPLTATERALAAIWEEALGVRHVGVGDNFFDLGGHSLLLAQVHSRLQERFPDRVALVDLFTHRTLGALATRLDRGGPPITPRAPQVRKTPAAPD